From the genome of Phytohabitans rumicis, one region includes:
- the prcA gene encoding proteasome subunit alpha — MAMQFYASPEQIMRDRSEHARKGIARGRSAVVLTYEGGVLFVAENLTSLRKVSEIYDRIGFAAVGRYNEFENLRRAGVRMADLNGYSYDRRDVTGRAIANAYAHALGAIFTEQVKAYEVEICVAEVGAAPGADELYRITYDGSVQDEPGVMAMGGQSESIAGSLKEAHRSGMSLGEALRLAVKALGSVGGEGGAARTLGAGQLEVALLDRARAGRTFRRVTGAALTALLEPEKAPEPPAEEPATPDTPAAAEEPKKAPPQSAASDDLDILDDLEDGDTKE, encoded by the coding sequence GTGGCCATGCAGTTCTACGCCTCGCCTGAGCAGATCATGCGCGACCGCTCGGAGCACGCCCGCAAGGGCATCGCCCGGGGCCGAAGCGCCGTCGTGCTCACGTACGAGGGCGGGGTGCTGTTCGTCGCCGAAAACCTGACCTCGTTGCGCAAGGTGAGCGAGATCTACGACCGCATCGGGTTCGCCGCGGTCGGCCGGTACAACGAGTTCGAAAACCTGCGCCGGGCCGGGGTGCGGATGGCCGACCTCAACGGCTACAGCTACGACCGGCGGGACGTGACCGGGCGCGCCATCGCCAACGCGTACGCCCACGCGCTCGGTGCGATCTTCACCGAGCAGGTCAAGGCGTACGAGGTGGAGATCTGCGTCGCCGAGGTGGGCGCGGCGCCGGGAGCCGACGAGCTCTACCGGATCACGTACGACGGCTCGGTGCAGGACGAGCCCGGCGTGATGGCGATGGGCGGCCAGTCGGAGTCGATCGCGGGCTCGCTGAAGGAGGCGCACCGCTCCGGCATGTCGCTGGGCGAGGCGCTGCGGCTGGCCGTGAAGGCGCTCGGCAGCGTGGGCGGCGAGGGCGGCGCGGCCCGTACTCTCGGCGCCGGCCAGCTCGAGGTGGCGCTGCTCGACCGCGCCCGGGCCGGGCGGACGTTCCGGCGGGTCACGGGGGCGGCCCTGACCGCGCTGCTGGAGCCCGAGAAGGCGCCCGAGCCCCCGGCGGAGGAGCCCGCCACCCCGGACACGCCTGCGGCGGCTGAGGAGCCCAAGAAGGCCCCACCCCAGTCCGCCGCCTCCGATGACCTGGACATCCTCGACGACCTCGAAGACGGCGACACCAAGGAGTAA
- a CDS encoding glycosyltransferase family 2 protein — MADLPRVSAIVLAWRDEPLLRRSVEALLGSVKVDVEVVLVDNGCTNPDLAMLAALPGVVVAGTGANVGFSAGCNQGVAASSGEYVALVNGDAIVEPTALARLVEVLGDPTVGIAAGAVRLADEPDLLNSRGNEIHVLGVSWVGGFRERDTRTEPTETAGAMGAFVVLRRAHWDRLGGFDEHYFAYVEDAEIAVRTWRLGLRVLNVPDAVALHGYEFSKVSFKYYLIERNRLMFVSTVWGTKSLVLLGPPLLALELVMTLLALKEGWLRDKLRGYGWLWRHRRHLRMRRRSLQAERVVPDREWMRVLTDRFDTPLINPPGVGVLNAAMSAYWRLISRHL, encoded by the coding sequence GTGGCTGACCTGCCACGCGTCAGCGCGATCGTGCTGGCCTGGCGCGACGAGCCGCTGCTGCGCCGGTCCGTCGAGGCGCTGCTCGGGTCGGTCAAGGTCGACGTCGAGGTGGTGCTCGTCGACAACGGCTGCACCAACCCCGACCTCGCGATGTTGGCTGCGCTGCCGGGCGTGGTGGTGGCCGGCACCGGCGCCAACGTGGGCTTCTCCGCCGGCTGCAACCAGGGCGTCGCCGCGTCCTCCGGCGAGTACGTCGCGCTGGTCAACGGCGACGCCATCGTCGAACCCACCGCCCTCGCCCGCCTGGTGGAGGTGCTCGGCGACCCCACCGTGGGCATCGCCGCGGGCGCCGTCCGCCTCGCCGACGAGCCCGACCTGCTCAACTCCCGCGGCAACGAGATCCACGTCCTCGGCGTGAGCTGGGTCGGCGGCTTCCGCGAACGCGACACCCGCACCGAGCCCACCGAGACCGCCGGCGCGATGGGGGCGTTCGTGGTGCTCCGGCGCGCCCACTGGGACCGGCTCGGCGGCTTCGACGAGCACTACTTCGCGTACGTCGAGGACGCCGAGATCGCCGTACGCACCTGGCGGCTCGGGCTGCGCGTCCTCAACGTGCCCGACGCCGTCGCCCTGCACGGGTACGAGTTCAGCAAGGTCAGCTTCAAGTACTACCTGATCGAGCGGAACCGGCTCATGTTCGTGTCCACGGTGTGGGGCACAAAGTCGTTGGTGCTGCTCGGGCCGCCGCTGCTGGCCCTGGAACTGGTGATGACGCTGCTCGCCCTCAAGGAGGGCTGGCTGCGCGACAAGCTCCGCGGGTACGGCTGGCTATGGCGACACCGCCGGCATCTACGGATGCGCCGCCGTTCCTTGCAAGCCGAACGGGTGGTGCCCGACCGCGAGTGGATGCGAGTCCTGACCGACCGCTTCGACACCCCCCTGATCAACCCACCCGGCGTGGGCGTCCTGAACGCCGCCATGTCCGCCTACTGGCGCCTAATCTCCCGCCACCTCTAA
- the rfbD gene encoding dTDP-4-dehydrorhamnose reductase — protein sequence MSGSRILVTGSGGMLGQDLLGVLKRQPDLDVTALTRADLDVTDEAAVFAAVAGQDAVLNAAAWTDVDGAEAREADATAVNGTGVAHLAAACAATGARLVHVSTDYVFRGDGVSPYPEDAPTDPINAYGRGKLVGERAVLAAGGYVVRTAWLYGAHGRNFVATMLRLAGERDTLEVVDDQRGQPTWSYALASRLVELAFADAPAGIYHGTASGETTWYGLARAAFALSGLDPDRIRPTTSDRYVRPAPRPAYSVLGHERWALAGLPPMEDWQTMLSGYLRG from the coding sequence ATGAGCGGGAGTCGGATTCTCGTCACCGGCTCGGGAGGAATGCTCGGGCAGGACCTGCTGGGCGTACTCAAAAGGCAGCCGGACCTCGATGTGACCGCGCTCACGCGGGCGGACCTGGACGTGACCGACGAGGCCGCGGTCTTCGCCGCGGTGGCCGGACAGGACGCGGTGCTGAACGCGGCGGCCTGGACCGACGTCGACGGCGCCGAGGCCCGCGAGGCCGACGCGACCGCCGTCAACGGCACCGGCGTGGCGCACCTGGCCGCCGCCTGCGCCGCGACCGGCGCGCGGCTCGTGCACGTCTCCACCGACTACGTGTTCCGCGGCGACGGCGTCTCCCCCTACCCGGAGGACGCGCCCACCGACCCGATCAACGCGTACGGGCGCGGCAAGCTCGTCGGCGAGCGGGCCGTGCTCGCGGCCGGCGGCTACGTGGTCCGCACCGCGTGGCTGTACGGGGCGCACGGGCGCAACTTCGTCGCCACCATGCTGCGGCTGGCCGGCGAGCGCGACACCCTGGAGGTCGTCGACGACCAGCGCGGCCAACCGACCTGGTCGTACGCCCTCGCGTCGCGCCTGGTGGAGCTGGCTTTCGCTGACGCTCCGGCGGGCATCTACCACGGCACCGCGAGCGGCGAGACCACCTGGTACGGCCTGGCCCGCGCGGCCTTCGCGCTCAGCGGGCTGGACCCGGACCGGATCCGCCCCACGACCAGCGACCGCTACGTGCGACCGGCCCCGCGCCCCGCCTACAGCGTGCTCGGGCATGAGCGGTGGGCCCTGGCCGGGCTGCCGCCCATGGAAGACTGGCAGACGATGCTTTCGGGGTATCTGCGTGGCTGA
- the rfbB gene encoding dTDP-glucose 4,6-dehydratase, whose translation MRVLVTGGAGFIGSEYVRELLHGSLPVGAPAAVTVLDKLTYSGNLANLAPVKDDPRLRFVQADICDAAAVDEVVPDHDVIVHFAAESHVDRSIAGAAPFVTTNVLGTQTLLDAALRHGTGRFVHVSTDEVYGSIEDGSWTEEWPLAPNSPYSASKAGSDLLALAYHRTHGMDVVVTRCSNNYGHYQYPEKVIPLFVTNLLDGGTVPLYGDGGNIRDWLHVRDHCRGIALVQDKGRPGEVYNIGGGTELTNKELTGLLLEACGADWDRVTPVTDRKGHDRRYSLDITKISQELGYVPSVDLETGLARTVQWYRDNRSWWEQLKG comes from the coding sequence GTGAGAGTCCTCGTCACCGGCGGAGCCGGGTTCATCGGGTCGGAGTACGTACGTGAGCTGCTCCACGGCAGCCTGCCGGTGGGCGCGCCCGCGGCGGTGACCGTGCTCGACAAGCTCACCTATTCCGGCAATCTGGCCAATCTGGCCCCCGTCAAGGACGACCCGCGGCTGCGGTTCGTGCAGGCCGACATCTGCGACGCCGCCGCCGTGGACGAGGTCGTGCCCGACCACGACGTGATCGTCCACTTCGCGGCCGAATCGCACGTCGATCGCTCGATCGCCGGTGCCGCGCCGTTCGTCACGACCAACGTCCTGGGTACGCAGACGCTGCTCGACGCCGCGCTGCGGCACGGCACCGGGCGGTTCGTGCACGTGTCCACCGACGAGGTGTACGGGTCGATCGAGGACGGCTCCTGGACCGAGGAGTGGCCGCTGGCCCCCAACTCCCCGTACTCGGCGTCCAAGGCCGGCTCCGACCTGCTCGCGCTGGCCTACCACCGCACCCACGGGATGGACGTCGTGGTGACCCGGTGCTCCAACAACTACGGCCACTACCAGTACCCGGAAAAGGTCATCCCGCTCTTCGTGACCAACCTGCTCGACGGCGGCACCGTGCCGCTCTACGGCGACGGCGGCAACATCCGGGACTGGCTGCACGTGCGCGACCACTGCCGCGGCATCGCGCTGGTCCAGGACAAGGGCCGGCCGGGCGAGGTCTACAACATCGGCGGCGGCACCGAGCTCACCAACAAGGAGCTCACCGGGCTGCTGCTGGAAGCCTGCGGCGCCGACTGGGACCGGGTCACCCCGGTCACCGACCGCAAGGGCCACGACCGCCGCTACAGCCTCGACATCACCAAGATCAGCCAGGAGCTCGGGTACGTCCCGAGCGTCGACCTGGAGACCGGACTGGCCCGGACGGTGCAGTGGTACCGGGACAACCGCTCCTGGTGGGAGCAGCTCAAGGGATGA
- a CDS encoding class I SAM-dependent methyltransferase has translation MRGTEGQDYTERLQRVTGARWKQVLDVQRPYRWNIRRLKLGHTLDVGCGLGRNLAHLGVGNGVGVDHNPTSVEVARAQGFEAYTIEEFFATDRTATFDSMLAAHLLEHMPEEQAREVVESYLPSVKPGGTAVFITPQERGYASDATHVRFVGFTEAAAMCRDLGMTVIRQYSFPFPRFMGKLFTYNEFVTVARV, from the coding sequence GTGCGGGGGACCGAGGGTCAGGACTACACCGAGCGCCTGCAACGGGTGACCGGCGCGCGCTGGAAGCAGGTCCTGGACGTGCAGCGGCCGTACCGGTGGAACATCCGCCGGCTCAAGCTCGGCCACACGCTCGACGTCGGCTGCGGGCTGGGGCGCAACCTGGCCCACCTCGGCGTCGGCAACGGGGTCGGCGTCGACCACAACCCGACGTCCGTCGAGGTGGCCCGCGCGCAGGGCTTCGAGGCGTACACGATCGAGGAGTTCTTCGCGACGGACCGCACCGCGACCTTCGACTCGATGCTGGCCGCGCACCTGCTGGAGCACATGCCCGAGGAGCAGGCGCGGGAGGTCGTCGAGTCGTACCTGCCGAGCGTCAAGCCGGGCGGGACCGCGGTCTTCATCACCCCGCAGGAGCGCGGGTACGCCAGCGACGCGACGCACGTGCGGTTCGTGGGCTTCACGGAGGCGGCCGCGATGTGCCGCGACCTCGGGATGACGGTCATCCGACAGTACTCGTTCCCGTTTCCGCGGTTCATGGGGAAGCTTTTCACGTACAACGAGTTTGTGACGGTGGCCCGGGTATGA
- a CDS encoding dTDP-4-dehydrorhamnose 3,5-epimerase family protein yields MKIRSLSIDGAWEITPQPHGDPRGLFLEWYRFDKLAEVVGHPLELAQANMSVSARGVVRGVHFADVPPGQAKYVTCPRGAVLDVIVDIRVGSPTFGRWDAVRLDDVDRRAVYIGEGLGHGFCALTDDATLTYLCSTTYNPGAEHTVHPLDPDLAIEWPADAPQLSARDDAAPSLAEAMASGLLPVYDTCRAYTETLRQE; encoded by the coding sequence ATGAAGATTCGTTCGCTGAGCATCGACGGTGCCTGGGAGATCACCCCGCAGCCGCACGGCGACCCGCGCGGGCTCTTCCTGGAGTGGTACCGCTTCGACAAGCTCGCCGAGGTGGTCGGCCACCCGCTGGAGCTGGCCCAGGCCAACATGTCGGTGTCCGCCCGCGGTGTGGTGCGCGGCGTCCACTTCGCCGACGTGCCGCCCGGCCAGGCCAAGTACGTCACCTGCCCGCGCGGCGCCGTCCTCGACGTGATCGTGGACATCCGGGTCGGCTCGCCCACGTTCGGCCGCTGGGACGCCGTACGGCTGGACGACGTCGACCGGCGCGCGGTCTACATCGGCGAAGGGCTGGGCCACGGGTTCTGCGCGCTGACCGACGACGCGACGCTGACGTACCTGTGCTCCACGACGTACAACCCGGGCGCCGAGCACACCGTGCACCCGCTCGATCCCGACCTCGCGATCGAGTGGCCGGCCGACGCGCCGCAGCTGTCCGCGCGCGACGACGCCGCCCCGAGCCTCGCCGAGGCGATGGCGTCCGGGCTGTTGCCGGTGTACGACACGTGCCGCGCGTACACCGAAACCTTGCGCCAGGAGTGA